Sequence from the Bremerella volcania genome:
TTGTCGCGAGACAGGCACCCAATCGCATCGCCAAGATTTGCCGGTAACGCATCGATGTGGTGCTCAGCCCGCTCTGCGTCGGACAGCGAGCCGGGATCGACCTGCACCGCCGGCGGCGGCTTCAACTGCCGCCGGATCCCATCGAGCCCCGCCGCGACGACGCAACCGGCCGCCAGGTATGGGTTGGCCGTCGCATCCACGGTTTTCAGTTCGAAATGGGTCGATCCGCTGCCGGTGGGACTACTCGGCACGCGCACGGCGGCCTCGCGGTTGTCCAGTCCCCAACAGCGATACGCCCCACTCCAGAAATGAGGCTGAAGCCGGCGATAGGAATTCGGGCTCGGCGCGACCACCGCCGCGAGTGCCGGCAGGTGCTCCAGCACCCCGGCAATAAACGAGAGAGCCGTGTCCGACAGTTCGCCAGGACCGTCCGGGTCGGGCAATAGGTTCTTGCCGTCACGCCAGAGGCTCAGGTGAAGGTGGCAACCGCAGCCTGCTTTGTCCGCGTAGACCTTCGGCAAGAAACTCGCCTTGAGGCCGTGCCGCGCGGCGATCGCGTGAACCGTCTCGCGGAAGACGACCTGCCAGTCGGCTGCCTCCGTCAGCGTCGTCCAGGTCGCTGAAAGCTCGTGCTGCCCTGGCCCCGACTCTGGGTAATACATCTCGACGAGAATACTCTGGTCCAGCAGCGCCTCGACGATGTCATCGATCACCTCGCGGGCCAGATCCATCGCCAGCGTGGCCGCGAACACGGTGTCATCCGCCGGAGCGACGCCCCCATCAGGCGTTGGCCGCAAGAGGAAGAACTCGTTCTCGAAGCCGGCCATCACCTCGAAACCTTCGCGTGCCGCATCCTCGGCGATCCGCTTCAGAAACCCGCGCGGGCACAGCGGCCAGGGCTCGCCGTTAAGCACAAGGTCACCCATGACCCGCGCGTGACCAGGGGCATAGGGTAGCGGCGTGAGCGTAGCGAAGTCAGGCACCAGCCGGATCTCGCCAATCGGCCCCAGGCCACTTTCCGGAATGACCGCGTCGTACATGGCCGGCATGGCCTGCGCGGCCGCCGTGATGCCCACGCCGTGCTCGACATAGTTCGCCAAGCCGCGCCGATGGATCGCCTTGCCGCGGATGACGTTGGCGTTATCGGTCCAGAGAACACGGACGAAGCGAATGTCATCGTCCAGGCTATTGAGGAAATCGCCTTCCATATGCACCTCAATCTGTTTGGGAGTCGTAGCGAGTTGCCTGCATCATACCGGGTGATTATCGCGACAGACAGATGTGACGATATCTTCCGCTTGCTCAGTTCCAAGCCTGATGCCAACGGCCTCCGGTAGAATCACATGGGCGTGGTGCTATACGTGTAAGGGGAACGCTCCATTCGGCCGGTTCAGGATAAGGAGGACGCAAGACCGGGTATGATAAGCTCATGAGGAAAGCACGCCCCTGGAAGCCGGCGGGTCTGTAAGGTTGCGTCAGCATCAAATCACTACTCAATAGCGGCGAGCCGATGTTCTAATGGCTCAGAGATTGGCGGAGATTTTCAGAGAACCTTAAGATACGTATTCCTGCCTTAATTGTTCGCACCATTGAAGGCTTGTGTCAGTACTTCAGTAATGACTTCAGTTTGTTTCTTGAGGTCGCCAGGGGTTAGCCGAATGCGATAACGTCCCCAGCGATCATCGTAATCCATGACGTCAAGCCCAGCAGTTTCAAGTTGTTCCTGAGTTTCATCTGATTTGGCAAGTCGAGGTTCAATCCGAAGAAAACTCTTCTTGGGGCGGAAGACCACGAAGTTGCATGGTTGGCCGTTTTTGGCGAGGCCAATATAGAACTTGTTGTATTTCAATTCGAGTTCAGCATCGAGTGATTTCACGGTTTCTAGTAGTTGATCGCACATTTCAATTGTCTTTTGCGAGCCGCGATTTACCCAATAAGAACGATCCGTTGTTTCTTGAACATCTTCGTCTTCATCAACGAGACCAAGTGTCATTTGGTCGAGTACCTTAGTGAAGACGAGTCCAACATGATCGTTGAACTTGAGCGCGTTCATTTGAATGGCGACAAGCGGGATCATGCCATTGAATAAACCAATGACATTAAGAAAGCGGGCGGTGATGTTTTCGGCCACGATAACCGCAGTATGCTCGTATTGCGGATAGCGTTTCCGTTCGATGTCCCAATATTCGATCGTGCGAATAATGTGGCTTTCGTCTGTTCCACCAAGCTGGACCTCGACCTCGTAGCGATGGCTTGTTTCGGCATCTTGCAGCAGCAGATCAAGACGGCCAGCGCGCGGCTGAATACGTTCTTTGTCTTTGAGTACGAGGCACGGCGATTGCACCATAACTCACCGTCCCAGCAGGACTTCCATGCGGTAGTCATCGCCCCAGCCGCATTTTAATCGTTTGTTCTTCACGCCGACCTTGGCTGTCTTGTTGTTCTTCAGCAGGCTCAGGCTCGTCCTTCGTAGCAGGCTAAAGTTGGCGTCGGCGTGCCCTTTGCGGATGCGAGATTGATCTTCACCGAACGTCACGTCCAGTTGCCAGTGCAGGCTGTTTTCAATGCCCCAATGACCGCGAACGGCCTCGGCGAAACGCTTGCCGGAAAGGTACTTGCTCAGGATATAGTATCGCACCTCGCTCGTCTCGTTCCCGCCTTGCTTCACGATATTGATCGTCATCCCGATCGCCCTCAAGTTCGACCAACGATCTCGTGTGATGATCTCGTCGTTCACAGGGCAGATATAATAGGAACGCGACTCCTCGCGACCATGCCCTTTCTCGTGCGTTTCGTGACGGTGTACTTTGGCTCGCTTGAAATTGCTTTCCTGCTGCGCGACAAAAAAATCTTCGATCGAATCGTGGAGGGTCGGCTGATTGCGCTTCACGGCCAGGCAATAATCGGCTCCCTGGTCGACGATCTTCTGAGCGATGTCCTGTTGGCAACCTTGAGCGTCAATCGTCACTAAACTGCCGGAAACCTCGACGATTTCAAGCAGTTTGGGAATGGCGGTGATCTCGTTGCTCTTCGCGTCGGTTACTACCTGGCCGAGACTCACATGATTGGCAGTCGCCCAGGCACTGACCATGTGAATGGCCGCCTTGCTGCTGGCCTTGTCGAAACTCCGCCGCAGCGTCTTGCCGTCAATCGCGATGATCTGCCCGTCGGTGATTTCGTGTAAGGCGGTGATCCAAGTCAGCAAACACTTCTCAAACTCAGCCGGATTCAGCGAAGCCAAGATCGCATTAAAGCGATCGTGCGAAGGGATGCCGGAACTCAAATCAAGGAACTTACCCAGCCACTCCTTCTTCATCTCGGCCCAGTCGGCGATAGCCACAAAATCATCCGCCCCACTCATCACCGCACACAGCGCGATGGTCACGATATTCGTTAACGGATAAGTCACCTTGCGAGTCCGCGGATCGGTCAGATCGGCAAAGCACTCTTGAAGGGAAACAGGCGAACGTGACGACATGAGAAAGGCACCTGAGAACACCGGATCAGGCCGCGACAACCTCCGTCACAAAATCGCCTGACCGCCATTGCCTCAGTGTCGCAGATAACCCATCATGGCGCAATCGCCGTGGAGTACGAGGTCACCAAGACCGAGGATTGAAGGATCTTCAGCGATGCGGTCTTGCACCCATCTTTCGTTCAGTTCGGCGTGCCCCTTGAGCGAAAGGGTCTCGAATTTAGCGTACGTTGCCATAGGGACTTTCGTGTCGAGTTGTTGGAATGACTTGTGGATAGAAAATTACTGCCCAACGCATGTATCCCGCAAAATTCGCGGCCTAAACCCAGTCAATTGATAGTTCTGTGAGTTCACGAATTCAAACGCAAATGAATAATAGAGGCAAGCCCTAAGACTTCCGAATCCGTTCGGCCCAATCCGGGTGCTGCTTCTTATACTGCTGGAACTGATCATATTCCTTTTCATCAATCTGACCATCCTTGTCCTGGTCGATGAACAGGAAGAGGAACTCCCACCCTTTCTTGCCGGCGTTCCATTCGGTCTGGCTGATTCGTTCGTCTTCGTTCTCGTCGCACTCCTTCAAGAGGTGGGCGTAGTCGAGTTGGTTCGACGAGGGGCCGGTCGGAGTGTCGACGGCCGGGTCCCAAGTGAGCTTCTGCCCTGCTCTTTGAAGTTGGGCCAGGTACTTGGGCTTGTTGATTTGTTGGACGGCGACATCTTCTTCGATGGCCTGTGCGGCAGCGATGCCGGCGGACTCGCCGCAGATCATGAAGACCGGCTCCATGCGTGCCGATGCGTAGCCCAAGTGGCTGGCCGAAAAGCAGACGGGGACCAGCAGGTTAGTGCACTCGGCCTGCTTCGGGACGATGGCCGCGTAAGGGACCGCGTACGGAACGTTGGTCGGGCCCTTGTTGCCGCCGACGAACATGTTCCCTTCGTTGGCGACCAGCGTCTGGCCCTCTTCCTCGATCACGATCCGCCGCGACGGGTAGGTATCGATGCCGTACTGCGCCAGGCCGACCGGCACGTCAGCCTGCGTGCGGTTGTAAACGTCGTGTGCGGTGATCGTGTCATCGGCATCCAGGCGGCGTGAGACGCGAATGTACAGTTGATGCGGCCAGCCATTCGTTTCTTCGTGATAACGACCATCGAGACCCAACTGCCCCACTTCCTGGCGATACCACTCGGGGACGCGCGGGTCGGTGCGCATGAACTCGTAAAGGCCACGCAGATAGTTCTGATGCGCCTTCCAGACGCGGGCCTTGGTAGCGGCGTCGCCGCTGGCGTAGTCCTGGCTGATCCCGAGCGGGGCCATGGTGATCAGCGAATCGCGCTGGTAATTCCATTCGCCCGAGTTCTTCCAGCCGGGGCAGATCCCGATCAGCTTCTTGCGAAGGGTTTCTTGATCTTCGATCGTTTCGGTCAGGTACTCGACGTACCGGCCGACCAGTTCGTAGTCTTGGGCCGAGTAACCTTCCGGGGCGTCAATCGGCAGGCGATGCTCGGGGTCGCTGGTCGTGTAATAGCGGTAATTGTAGGCCTGGGTGTACTCGTCGGCCGATCCCACCGGTTTGCCGTGATCGGCTTGAAGCAGATTTAAGAGACCGCTGCTCGGATCGCCAGGCGTCACGTACGGGTCGATCGGGGTCTTCACCACCGGCTCGCGCACGCCGGCGGCCTGTTCGTCGAACTGCTCGGCCGACTCGCGGCCGGTGCGATACGAACAGCCAGCCGCCGCGAGGAGATCCCCTTCGTAGCTGGCGTCGATGAAGATCTTGGCGTTCACCTGCAGATTACCCTTAGTGGTCGCTTCGACCGGAGGGCAGCCCAACTCGTCGAACGGTGCCAGATCGAACGAGGCGGATTGGATCGCCGCATCGATCGTGCGGCACGTGCTCACGCGATGCTCGTGGATGACCTTGATTTCATGCTCGTCCAAGAGTCGCTGAAAATCGCGGCGAATGGCGGGGACGATTACCATGTCTTCCGGAATGCCAGGCCCATGCCCCAGGCTCTTCAGCAGCGGCTTGGTCATGCCGCCGGTGGCGTTGTAGTTCGGGCAGTCCTGCATCGGCTTGAGCCCTGCCCCTAGCATGCCGCCCACCCAGCGGCTCGGCTCGACGATCACCACGTCCTTGCCGCCCTTCTTGACCGCGATCGCCGCCAGGATGCCAGACGGGGTAGCGGTGTAAACGCACACGTCCGTTTCGATCGTCTCTGCCTGAGAGGTCGCGCAAGTGGTCAGCGCAAACAGAACGGCAAGACCAAGGGCAATACGTCGCATGAGGTTTCCTCTGACAGAAGGAAAACTGCCGTGGGGGAATCGTTTGATCACGATCAGGCAGCTAAGACCTGGGGATGGGTTTTGTATCACCATAATCTTCGGCGGACGTGTTTTCCAGCAGGAAGCGGAAGAAGGGAATTGCCAACGAGGGCACAGAGAACACGGAGAGAAGAGAATCTAACCACGGATTACACGGATGGTCACGGATGAGGATTGGCAAGGTCCGAGCAGCGAAGCGTATCGCACCAAGTGCGGTATCCATGGATTGAATGAGCTTGCCCTGGGGCCTAATGAACAAGAAAAGCGTAAGCCCTGGAAGGGCGACCGAAGAAAGGCACGGGAGCTTTCGGTCACCCTTCCAGGGCTTATTGGATTTTCGTCACGTGAACCAGGGGCTTAGCGCCCAATGGCTACATTCGGCTGGCCCTCCGGGCCTTAGGAGTTGAAATGACTCGGGCGTATTTGATGCGATTCGTTTCGCTGCTCGCACCCTGCGGCCCTACTTCGATTCCTTCAACAGCTTCAGCAGAACCGTTTGGAGGATGCCGCCGTTGCGGTAGTAGTCGAGTTCGACCGGCGTGTCGATGCGGACCGTGGCGTCGAAGGTAGTGACTTCGCCGTCGGCGCTCTTGGCCGAGACGGTGACCTTTTGCAGCGGCTTGAGGTCTTCCGGCAGATAGATGTCGTAAGTCTCTTCGCCTGTCAGGCCGAGCGATTCCCACGAGGAGTCATTCGGGAATTCCAGCGGAAGCACGCCCATGCCGATCAGGTTGCTGCGGTGGATACGCTCGAAGCTGGAAGCGATGACCGCTTTCACACCCAGCATGAACGTCCCCTTGGCGGCCCAGTCGCGCGAGCTACCGGTGCCGTATTCCTTACCGGCGATCACCACCAGCGGCGTGTCATCCTGCTTGTAGATCTCGGCGGCGTCGAAGATGGTCATCGTTTCGCCGGTCTTGAAGCACTTCGTCCAACCCCCTTCCTTTTCAGGCGTCAGGCGGTTGCGGATACGAATGTTGGCGAACGTACCGCGGTGCATGACGCGGTCGTTCCCCCGACGCGAGCCGTAACTGTTGAAGTCGACCGGCTCGACGCCGTGTTCCATCAGGTACTTACCAGCGGGGCTGTCCTTGGCGATCGCGCCCGCAGGCGAGATATGGTCGGTCGTGACCGAGTCCCCCAAGAGCGCCAACACGCGAGCGCCGGTGATCGACTGGATTGGGGCGACCGTTTCCTTCACGTCGTCCAGGAAAGGTGGCTCTTGAATGTAGGTGCTGTCGGCGTCCCACGTGTACAGTTCCGAATCTGGCACGCTGATCGCATTCCAGTTTGGGTTCGACTCGTATGCACTGTTGTAGCGCTCGCGGAACATCTCAGGCGTGATCGACTTTTCGACCGTTTCGGCAATCTCTTCGTTGGTCGGCCAGATGTCCTTCAGGTAGACCTCTTCCCCGGCGGCATTGGTGCCGATCGGGTCGTTGTCGAGATCGATGTCGACGGTCCCGGCAAGTGCGTAAGCGACCACCAGTGGCGGGCTGGCCAGGTAGTTCGCTTTCACGTGCGGATTGACGCGGCCCTCGAAGTTACGGTTACCGCTGAGAACGGCGGAAGCGACCAGCGAGCCTTGGGTGACGGCGGCGGCAACCGGTTCTGGCAGCGGACCGCTGTTGCCGATGCACGTGGTGCAGCCATAGCCGACCAGGTTGAAGCCGAGCTTTTCGAGGTCATCCATCAGTTCGGCTTTGTTCAGGTAGTCGGTCACCACGCGCGAACCGGGCGCGAGGCTGGTCTTCACGTACGGTTTGACGCTCAGTCCCTTTTCGACCGCCTTCTTGGCCAGCAGGCCAGCGGCCAGCATCACGCTGGGGTTGCTGGTATTGGTGCAGCTGGTGATCGCGGCGATCACGACGGCACCGTGGCCGATCTCGGTTTCGAGGCCGTGGTCTTCGACCGTTGCCGTGCGGGCCATGTCGGCGTCGCCCAGGCCGAAGCCGCGTTCGTTGGGGGAGGCGACCAGCGACTTCTTGAATTCCGACTGCATGCTGGCCAGCGGCACGCGGTCTTGGGGACGCTTCGGCCCAGCCAACGATGGCTCGACGGTCGAAAGGTCCAACCGAACCAGCGACGTGTAGCTCGGCTTCATGTCGTCGGTGCGGAACAGGCCTTGTTCCTTGGTGTAACGTTCCACGCGTTCGACTTCGGCATCGGTACGGCCGGTGCGACGCATGTAGTTCAGCGTTTCAGCATCGACCGGGAAGAAGCCCATCGTGGCACCATATTCCGGAGCCATGTTGGCGATGGTGGCTCGGTCGGCCAGGCTCATGTGCGAGACGCCAGGACCGAAGAATTCGACGAACTTACCAACGACCCCTTCCTTGCGCAGGATCTGGGTGATGGTCAGCACCATGTCGGTCGCGGTGACGCCAGGGCCGAGCTTGCCGGTCAGTTCAAAGCCAACCACTTGCGGCGTAAGCATGTAGATCGGTTGACCCAGCATGACCGCTTCGGCTTCGATACCACCCACGCCCCAGCCTACAACGCCCAGGCCGTTGATCATGGTGGTGTGACTGTCGGTACCGACCAGTGAGTCAGGCAGGCAGACCTTGCCTTTTTCGTCCTCACGAACGAAGACGCCCTTGGCCAGGTACTCGAGGTTCACCTGGTGCACGATGCCCACGTTCGGTGGAATGGCTTGGAAGTTCTTGAGCGACTTCTGACCCCAGCGAAGGAACTCGTAGCGTTCCTTGTTGCGTTTGAATTCGAGGGCCACGTTCTGGTCGAGGGCCTGTGCGGTACCGAACGCATCGACCTGCACCGAGTGATCGATCACCAGGTCGACCGGAATCAACGGATTGATTTTGGCAGGATCTCCCCCGAGACGCTGCATGGCGCTTCGCATGGCGGCCAGGTCGACCACGCATGGCACGCCGGTGAAGTCCTGCAGGACCACGCGGGCCGGCATGAACGGGACTTCGCTCGGGGTTGGGCTTTCGGCTTTCCAACCAGCCAGCGTCTTGACGTCGTCTTCCGAGACGATGTAGCCGTCGCAGTTTCGCAGCACGGATTCCAGAAGGACGCGGATCGAAAAAGGAAGCTTGTCGATATCTCCCAGGCCAGCTTCCTGAAGCTTGCCAATGCGGTAGATCCCCAGGTCCCCTTCCGAGGTGGAAAACACGTCGCGAGCGCCGAACGGATCGAACTTTGCGGTCATCGTACTCGTTCTTTCTAAAGCGAATCTATTGAGGCAGATCGGTAGATGCTCGCAATTTTAACTAAATGGACGGGAGTTGTCTTCCAGGGAACCTTGTGGCGTTTTGGGGGGCTTTGAGCACCGATCTGCGGCAAAACGGTAGCCGTAGGGAGGGTTATGACGCCTGGGTGGACCTTGACGCGCAAGCGAGTTGATTCTTCCCATGCGTGACCTAGGCTTTCCTCGGAACGTCTTTTCTCACCTCTCTGGCAGTGCACGCGCGACGAAGAAACCACCTATGTCCGAACCCCTTAAAGATTTGTTGTCCCAACTGGCAGGTAACGATGCGGCAGAATCTGGGGACGTCGATCCCTGGCAATTGATCGAGGCCATTTCGCCGGAGGAAGACTCGCAAGCTTCGGGCGACAAGTCGCTGGAAGAGATGATCTCGCGCATCAACAGCATGACCAGCCGCGGCTCGGACGACGAAGGGGCGTTTGCCGAGACGGCCCGTGCTGCCGAAGCGACGCTCGAGCCGACGATCCATACGCAAGAGGACGGCGACATGCCGTTCTATCCGCGCGAGCCAGAATCGCTCCGCGAGGCGCATCTGACCGGAACCGACGTCGAGGCGCTGTGCTTGAAGTATCTGCTCACCGCCGGCGAGGCCTCCGGCCGCGAGATTGCCGCCCAGCTATGCATTCCGTTTCTGCTGATGGACGAGGCGCTGCGGAAGATGAAGTACGACCAGTTGGTCGTTTACAAGGACACGGCACAAGCCGGCGACTACGTTTACTACCTGACCGATCTCGGGCGGGAGCGGGCTCGGCGTTACAACGAACACTGCACTTATTACGGAGCCGCGCCAGTCGCGCTGCGCGATTACGTGGCCAGCGTCCGCGCTCAGTCGCTGGAAGGTCAGTCCCCCAGCGTCCAAGCGTTAGAAAGGGCTTTTGAAGATCTGTTGATCAATAAGGCCATGTTCCGTCGGCTCGGTCCGGCGATCAACAGCGGCCGCGGTCTGTTTCTCTTCGGCGCGCCGGGTAACGGTAAAACGAGTATCGCCGAACGGGTCACGCGGGCCTTTGGCAAGTACATCTGGGTTCCGCGCGCGATCGGCATCGACGGCGAGATTCTCCGCGTCTTCGATCCAGCGGTGCACGACGAAGTGCCGCTGGAAGATGGACCCGGCATCATGCAGCAGCACCGCATCGATCGCCGCTGGGTGCGGATCAAACGCCCCACGATCATCGTCGGTGGTGAACTTACCATGGACAATCTGGAAATCAGCACGATTCAAGCGACCGGCGTGAGCGAGGCTCCCCTGCAGCTGAAAAGCAACTGCGGCACGCTGGTGATCGACGACTTTGGCCGTCAGCGAATGAGCACCGACGAACTACTCAACCGCTGGATCGTGCCGCTGGAAAAGCGTTACGACTTCCTGAACATGCGGGGCGGTAAGAAGATTCAGGTGCCCTTCGACCAGTTGATCGTCTTCTCGACCAACCTCGAACCGCGCGACCTGTGCGACGATGCGTTTCTGCGTCGTATTCCGTACAAGATTGAAGTGATCGACCCGACCGAACAAGAGTTCCGCCAGTTGTTCGACATCATGTGCCCGCTGATGGGCTTCACGGTCAACGAGCCGGCGATCGACTACCTGATCGAAACGCACTACAAAAAGGTCAATCGCCCCTTCCGCTGTTGCCAACCGCGCGACCTTCTGATGCAGGTCCGCAACATGTGCCTATACGAAAACGCTCCGCTGGAGCTGACCAAAGAGTACTTCGACGACGCCGTCGATAACTACTTTGCGGTGATGTAGGGGGGAGATGGGAGAGTCACCATTCCTGTCCCCTCTCCCTCGCAGGGAGAGGGCTAGGGTGAAGGTTTCCTGAACGACGTTTCCCTCGAATCGCCCAACAAATCGGGGTGGCCTAGGGATGGAGCGAGTCGCTGCCCTTTATCCGTGCCATCCGTCCCACCTTCTTTTCATCGCTTTTTCCGCCTGGGGCGCTTTGGCGTTTTTGATGCGTTATGATGAAGGCCGGTTCGGTGCTCATCTTCATCAGATGGAATAGTGATCTTGTCTGTTACACGTCTTCCTATCCGAGTTCTCGCTCCGCTGTTGTTTGGTATTCCGGTGCTGATTGTGGGGGTGTGGTTGTCGCTGACGTGGAATCGGCAATCGCAGAAGGCCGTTACGCAGCTGGCCGAGCAAAGCATCGACGAGATCCACCGTACGACGGCCGAAAAGATCGCCGACGTCCTTTCCATTCCGGTCCAGGTATGCCAG
This genomic interval carries:
- a CDS encoding glutamine synthetase family protein translates to MEGDFLNSLDDDIRFVRVLWTDNANVIRGKAIHRRGLANYVEHGVGITAAAQAMPAMYDAVIPESGLGPIGEIRLVPDFATLTPLPYAPGHARVMGDLVLNGEPWPLCPRGFLKRIAEDAAREGFEVMAGFENEFFLLRPTPDGGVAPADDTVFAATLAMDLAREVIDDIVEALLDQSILVEMYYPESGPGQHELSATWTTLTEAADWQVVFRETVHAIAARHGLKASFLPKVYADKAGCGCHLHLSLWRDGKNLLPDPDGPGELSDTALSFIAGVLEHLPALAAVVAPSPNSYRRLQPHFWSGAYRCWGLDNREAAVRVPSSPTGSGSTHFELKTVDATANPYLAAGCVVAAGLDGIRRQLKPPPAVQVDPGSLSDAERAEHHIDALPANLGDAIGCLSRDKVLIEALGPGLAKSFLAVRQAEWEAMKDYQLDDEVRLLLERY
- a CDS encoding ISAs1 family transposase, whose amino-acid sequence is MSSRSPVSLQECFADLTDPRTRKVTYPLTNIVTIALCAVMSGADDFVAIADWAEMKKEWLGKFLDLSSGIPSHDRFNAILASLNPAEFEKCLLTWITALHEITDGQIIAIDGKTLRRSFDKASSKAAIHMVSAWATANHVSLGQVVTDAKSNEITAIPKLLEIVEVSGSLVTIDAQGCQQDIAQKIVDQGADYCLAVKRNQPTLHDSIEDFFVAQQESNFKRAKVHRHETHEKGHGREESRSYYICPVNDEIITRDRWSNLRAIGMTINIVKQGGNETSEVRYYILSKYLSGKRFAEAVRGHWGIENSLHWQLDVTFGEDQSRIRKGHADANFSLLRRTSLSLLKNNKTAKVGVKNKRLKCGWGDDYRMEVLLGR
- a CDS encoding FAD-dependent oxidoreductase, yielding MRRIALGLAVLFALTTCATSQAETIETDVCVYTATPSGILAAIAVKKGGKDVVIVEPSRWVGGMLGAGLKPMQDCPNYNATGGMTKPLLKSLGHGPGIPEDMVIVPAIRRDFQRLLDEHEIKVIHEHRVSTCRTIDAAIQSASFDLAPFDELGCPPVEATTKGNLQVNAKIFIDASYEGDLLAAAGCSYRTGRESAEQFDEQAAGVREPVVKTPIDPYVTPGDPSSGLLNLLQADHGKPVGSADEYTQAYNYRYYTTSDPEHRLPIDAPEGYSAQDYELVGRYVEYLTETIEDQETLRKKLIGICPGWKNSGEWNYQRDSLITMAPLGISQDYASGDAATKARVWKAHQNYLRGLYEFMRTDPRVPEWYRQEVGQLGLDGRYHEETNGWPHQLYIRVSRRLDADDTITAHDVYNRTQADVPVGLAQYGIDTYPSRRIVIEEEGQTLVANEGNMFVGGNKGPTNVPYAVPYAAIVPKQAECTNLLVPVCFSASHLGYASARMEPVFMICGESAGIAAAQAIEEDVAVQQINKPKYLAQLQRAGQKLTWDPAVDTPTGPSSNQLDYAHLLKECDENEDERISQTEWNAGKKGWEFLFLFIDQDKDGQIDEKEYDQFQQYKKQHPDWAERIRKS
- the acnA gene encoding aconitate hydratase AcnA, with translation MTAKFDPFGARDVFSTSEGDLGIYRIGKLQEAGLGDIDKLPFSIRVLLESVLRNCDGYIVSEDDVKTLAGWKAESPTPSEVPFMPARVVLQDFTGVPCVVDLAAMRSAMQRLGGDPAKINPLIPVDLVIDHSVQVDAFGTAQALDQNVALEFKRNKERYEFLRWGQKSLKNFQAIPPNVGIVHQVNLEYLAKGVFVREDEKGKVCLPDSLVGTDSHTTMINGLGVVGWGVGGIEAEAVMLGQPIYMLTPQVVGFELTGKLGPGVTATDMVLTITQILRKEGVVGKFVEFFGPGVSHMSLADRATIANMAPEYGATMGFFPVDAETLNYMRRTGRTDAEVERVERYTKEQGLFRTDDMKPSYTSLVRLDLSTVEPSLAGPKRPQDRVPLASMQSEFKKSLVASPNERGFGLGDADMARTATVEDHGLETEIGHGAVVIAAITSCTNTSNPSVMLAAGLLAKKAVEKGLSVKPYVKTSLAPGSRVVTDYLNKAELMDDLEKLGFNLVGYGCTTCIGNSGPLPEPVAAAVTQGSLVASAVLSGNRNFEGRVNPHVKANYLASPPLVVAYALAGTVDIDLDNDPIGTNAAGEEVYLKDIWPTNEEIAETVEKSITPEMFRERYNSAYESNPNWNAISVPDSELYTWDADSTYIQEPPFLDDVKETVAPIQSITGARVLALLGDSVTTDHISPAGAIAKDSPAGKYLMEHGVEPVDFNSYGSRRGNDRVMHRGTFANIRIRNRLTPEKEGGWTKCFKTGETMTIFDAAEIYKQDDTPLVVIAGKEYGTGSSRDWAAKGTFMLGVKAVIASSFERIHRSNLIGMGVLPLEFPNDSSWESLGLTGEETYDIYLPEDLKPLQKVTVSAKSADGEVTTFDATVRIDTPVELDYYRNGGILQTVLLKLLKESK
- a CDS encoding ATP-binding protein; the encoded protein is MSEPLKDLLSQLAGNDAAESGDVDPWQLIEAISPEEDSQASGDKSLEEMISRINSMTSRGSDDEGAFAETARAAEATLEPTIHTQEDGDMPFYPREPESLREAHLTGTDVEALCLKYLLTAGEASGREIAAQLCIPFLLMDEALRKMKYDQLVVYKDTAQAGDYVYYLTDLGRERARRYNEHCTYYGAAPVALRDYVASVRAQSLEGQSPSVQALERAFEDLLINKAMFRRLGPAINSGRGLFLFGAPGNGKTSIAERVTRAFGKYIWVPRAIGIDGEILRVFDPAVHDEVPLEDGPGIMQQHRIDRRWVRIKRPTIIVGGELTMDNLEISTIQATGVSEAPLQLKSNCGTLVIDDFGRQRMSTDELLNRWIVPLEKRYDFLNMRGGKKIQVPFDQLIVFSTNLEPRDLCDDAFLRRIPYKIEVIDPTEQEFRQLFDIMCPLMGFTVNEPAIDYLIETHYKKVNRPFRCCQPRDLLMQVRNMCLYENAPLELTKEYFDDAVDNYFAVM